A genomic stretch from Peromyscus eremicus chromosome 6, PerEre_H2_v1, whole genome shotgun sequence includes:
- the Dcst1 gene encoding E3 ubiquitin-protein ligase DCST1 translates to MKRASENGRRDTTQHQNGAGKPQRKPPHTTVQRLLRWALPVSWSRFLWRQPGEFPATALLLGAGTGGLLAIGLFQLLVNPMNIYEGQKMVALYSLASFGAIAWGTSPHTRCASVLLVPKMLGKEGRLFVLGYALAAIYKGPAANLQYNINEVIASLGCTVELQINNTRAAWRVSTAPLRAVFKDLLDSKESLKAETWNISTSFEDLDAQVRSEMGYSPEDAMDTPGTEAQGVPRGRLHLSTQMVYELKTKLRCSHLVNRAITSCHRWFEKKHQQCMQRVWVPLLNHLLCLPMKFKFFCNIARVMEIWCHKRIPVEDNFGQTYDSLNQSIHGLYGEFSANIDIKEEKQAAVVGVNMSWERVSVEVRDYVRQQEAHLRWAVGLFHVLLTCTFLLVFHASFSYLDSYNWDIRFDNIYISTYFYQIDERRKKLGKQSLLPLRKAEKRFLIFPFKPSIQASEMRNVARELLETLPILLLLLVLCGLDWALYSVFDAIRRHSFLQYSFRSSHKLEVKVEGDSMLARLLRKTIGALNTTSDTAVESNNMPCLPQPIGLDARGYWRASLPTILLVCLCLVQAFGYRLRRVIAAFYFPKREKKRVLFLYNELLRKRAAFTKLRRAAILRRARRQRAPRHHLVGTLYRRCPLLRRLTRRRCVVCQAPETPESYVCPTPDCQAVYCQSCWDDMRRRCPACTPVEELSSSAYSDSNDDAVYGE, encoded by the exons ATGAAAAGGGCTTCTGAGAATGGACGGAGGGACACCACACAGCATCAGAACGGAGCAGGAAAGCCACAAAGGAAACCACCCCACACGA CCGTACAGAGGCTCCTACGCTGGGCTCTTCCGGTTTCCTGGAGCCGATTCCTATGGCGCCAGCCAGGGGAGTTCCCTGCCACGGCTTTGCTGCTGGGAGCAGGCACTGGTGGGCTCCTGGCCATAG GTCTCTTTCAGCTCCTGGTGAACCCCATGAACATCTATGAGGGGCAGAAGATGGTGGCGTTGTACAGCCTGGCGA GCTTTGGGGCCATAGCCTGGGGGACCTCCCCTCACACCCGCTGTGCCAGTGTTCTGTTGGTACCCAAGATGCTGGGCAAAGAAGGCAGACTCTTTGTCCTGGGATACGCTTTGGCTGCCATCTACAAAG GGCCAGCAGCCAACCTGCAGTACAACATCAACGAAGTGATAGCATCCCTGGGCTGCACCGTGGAACTGCAAATCAACAACACCCGAGCGGCCTGGCGCGTCTCCACAGCCCCGTTGCGGGCTGTGTTCAAGGACCTGCTG gacAGCAAAGAGTCATTGAAAGCGGAGACTTGGAACATCTCTACCTCCTTTGAGGACCTGGATGCCCAGGTGAGGAGTGAGATGGGCTACTCTCCTGAGGATGCCATGGACACTCCAGGCACAGAGGCCCAAGGAGTCCCCCGAGGCCGACTCCACCTGTCCACACAGATGGTGTATGAGCTGAAGACCAAACTGCGCTGCTCTC ATCTGGTAAATAGGGCCATAACCAGCTGTCATCGCTGGTTTGAGAAAAAGCATCAACAATGTATGCAGCGCGTCTGGGTCCCACTTCTGAACCACCTGCTCTGCCTGCCAATGAAGTtcaagttcttctgtaacattgccAGGG TGATGGAGATTTGGTGTCACAAGCGCATCCCGGTGGAAGACAACTTTGGGCAAACCTATGACTCGCTCAACCAGTCTATTCACGGTCTCTACGGAGAGTTTTCAGCCAATATTGACATTAAG GAAGAGAAGCAGGCTGCAGTGGTGGGTGTCAACATGAGCTGGGAGCGTGTGAGTGTCGAGGTGCGGGACTATGTCCGCCAGCAGGAGGCCCATCTGCGGTGGGCAGTGGGACTGTTTCATGTGCTCCTGACCTGCACCTTCCTGCTGGTCTTCCACGC GTCCTTCTCTTACCTGGATAGCTACAACTGGGACATCCGCTTTGACAACATCTACATCAGCACCTACTTCTATCAAATCGATGAGCGCAGGAAGAAGCTG ggcaAACAGAGTCTGTTGCCActgagaaaagcagaaaagagatTCCTTATCTTCCCTTTCAAGCCCTCTATCCAGGCTTCAGAAATGCGAAATGTG GCAAGGGAGCTCCTGGAGACACTGCCtatcctgctcctgctgctggtgCTGTGTGGGCTCGACTGGGCACTCTACTCCGTCTTCGACGCCATCCGCCGGCATTCCTTCCTGCAGTATTCCTTCCGCA GCAGTCACAAACTGGAGGTGAAGGTTGAGGGGGACTCCATGCTGGCCAGGCTTCTTCGGAAAACCATTGGAGCCCTGAACACCACCTCGGACACAGCTGTGGAATCTAACAACATGC CCTGCCTGCCCCAACCCATAGGCCTGGATGCCAGGGGCTACTGGAGAGCATCACTGCCAACCATCCTGCTTGTGTGTCTCTGCCTAGTCCAAGCTTTTGGCTACAGGCTCCGGAGAGTCATTGCAGCCTTCTACTTCCCCAAG CGAGAGAAGAAGCGGGTTCTGTTCCTCTACAATGAGTTACTGAGGAAGAGGGCAGCTTTCACTAAATTGAGGAGGGCCGCCATTCTTCGCCGGGCACGTCGGCAGAGGGCTCCG CGCCACCACCTGGTGGGCACTCTGTACCGCCGGTGCCCTCTCCTGCGCCGCTTGACGCGTCGGCGCTGCGTCGTGTGCCAGGCACCGGAGACGCCCGAGTCCTACGTGTGCCCCACTCCGGACTGTCAGGCCGTGTACTGCCAGTCGTGCTGGGACGACATGCGACGGCGGTGCCCGGCGTGCACGCCCGTCGAGGAGCTCTCTTCCTCCGCCTACAGCGACAGCAACGACGACGCCGTCTATGGCGAGTGA